Sequence from the Cellulomonas fimi ATCC 484 genome:
CCCGAGCGAGCCGAGCTGCAGCGCCCACCGGCCCGCGTACGCGCCGGGGTCGAACCCGGCCTTCTCCGCGGCGGCCTCGAGCGTCGCGACCCGCGCCTCCGCGCTGGGCGTCAGGCGCTGGTTGGCCGCGCCCGCCGACAGCGGCACGGTCCGCTCGATGCGCTCGCGCAGCGGCGTCAGGCTGCCCGCGGCGCGGACCTGCTCGACCGACCACTGGGTGCGGACGGCGATCATCCCGCAGCCGATGTCGACACCCACGGCGGCGGGGATGAGCGCGCCGAGGGTGGGGATCACCGAGCCGACGGTGGCGCCCTTGCCGAGGTGCGCGTCGGGCATGAGCGCGACGTGCGGGTAGACGAAGGGCAGGGTGGAGGTGGCGACCGCCTGGTCGCGGGCCTTGTCGTCGAGGATCGAGGCCCAGGAGACCAGCGTCTTCGTGAGGTGCTGGCGTGTCATGGTGGGCGATCCTGACAGCCTCCGGCCGGCGTGTCGCCTGCAATCCGGGACCGGTGACCCTCCCGGGCGACCCGGTCCGGCACTAGCGTGACCTGCATGAACGGACGGCCGCCGGTCCAGGTGTTCCTCGGCACGCTGCTGCTGGTGTTCGGGGTGGTGGCGCTGCTGGTCCAGCTCGACGTCATCACGGCCGACCTCGGTCAGGTCGCCGCGGACTGGTGGCCGCTCGTCGTCATCGGCGTCGGCGTCGCGGCGCTCGTCACCGTGCCGCGCGCGTGGGTGGGGCCGACCCTCGTGATCGGCGTCGGCGTGCTGTTCCTGCTGCAGACCCTGGACCTCGTGCAGTTCTCCGTCTGGGAGATCCTGTGGCCGCTCGCGATCATCCTCGTCGGCCTCGCGCTGCTGACGCGCGTGGGCCGCTCGACCGAGGACGACGACGTCGTGAACTCCACCGTCATGTGGTGGGGGTCGCAGCGGCGCTCGCGGTCCCAGAAGTTCCGCGGCGGGAGCCTCACGGCGCTCATGGGCGGCATCGAGCTCGACCTGCGGGACGCCGACATCGTGGGCCGTGCCGAGATCGCGGTGTTCGTCATGTGGGGCGGCGTCGAGATCAAGGTGCCGCCGACCTGGCGGGTGCACGTCAGCGGCCTGCCGCTGCTCGGCGGGTGGGAGGACAAGACGCGTCCGCCGAGCGACCCCGACGCACCGCAGCTCGTCGTGCACGTCACCGCGGTCATGGGCGGTGCCGAGGTCAAGCACGGCAAGACGCTGGACGCACCCGCCGTCTGACGGCGGGCGACCGGTCAGAGCAGCGGCTCGCCCGGCCCGACGACGACCGGCACGCCGACCGCCCGCGCGTCGCGCGACCGCCCCTCGCCGCCGTCGCGCGCAGGGGCGTACCCGTGCCCGACGACCATGCTGGGCCGGCCGGGGTCGGAGGCCTCGACGACCACGGCCGGGCCGTCGACCCCGGGCAGCTCGCCGTCCCAGGCCACCGCGCCGCACACCGCGCCGGACGCGCGCACCCACGCACGGGCCTGCGGCGCCGTCTCGCGCGGGTCGCCCGGGAAGACCTGCACGGTGCGGCGGACGCCGTCGTGCGTCATCGCGAACGTCTGCAGCGGCGACTCGCCGCCGACGACCGCGTCGAGGGCGTGCTCCAGGGCGCGCAGCCCGAGGTCCTGCGCGGACGGCGACGGCGGGTGCGGCAGGTCGCCCGGCGTCCGGTACCCGCTGGTCGGGGCCTGGGCGTCCGGCGTCGCGGCGGCGTGCGCGGTCGAGCGGCGCGGCAGGGACGCACCACCGGCGGGCGGTCGCTGCTGCGGCACCTCCACCACGGGCGTGGGGGCGGACCCGGGGGCGTGCTCGGGGAGCCCCGACACGGCGAGGTGCGCCGCGGCGGCCGTCACGTAGCCGCTCGCCCAGTCCGGCGTCACGCCGATGTCCCAGCGGGCGCGGATGTCGTCGAGCGGGAGGACCGCGGCCTCGCCGTCGGGGGAGACGACCGCGGGCACGGGCTTGGGCCCGGCGGTGCGCAGGACCCAGTGCGCGCCCGGCGCGCGGGCGACGACGAGGTCGCCGAGGACGACGCCGAGGGCCGCGACGACGCCCTCCGGCACCGCGGCACCCGGCTGGCCGGCCCAGCCCGTGTACGTGTCGTGCACGAGCGCCGCGACCGCCGCGACGTCGCCCAGGTCGGTCCGGCTGGCGCGGACGTGCGCGCGGAGCTGGTCCAGGTGACCCTGCTCGCCCGGGGTGAGGGGGCGCAGGCCCGGCACGGTGGCCGCCGGCGCGTGGGCGGTCCGGTCGTCGCTCATACCGGCCGGATCGACCCGGCGGGGGCCCGTCTTGAGGACGTGCGTCCAGGTTCCTCCGGACGGGTGGTGCGGACCGTCCGGTCCGTCCCGGTCCGTGGCCGGCCGCTGGGCGGGCCGCGCGGGCCGTGGTTAGCCTGGCGGGCGAACCGGCGGCTGCGAGGGGGTCGCCGGCCGTCCCCGGGAGCCGTCATCCACGTCCGTCTCGTCGCCGCCGTCGCGGCCGCCGTCGTCCTCGTCGGCGGTGCCGCCGGCGCGTGGGCGGGCGTCGAGCACCAGGACCGGGTGCGCGCCGCCGACGCCGCGCACGAACGCGTCGCCGACGCGGCGGCGTCCGAGGCGCACGACGCCGCCGTGCGGTCCGCCGTGGACGCCGCCGCCCAGCGGTCCGCTGCTGCGCGCACGCAGGACGAGGCCCGCGCCGCCCTCGCCGGGCTCGTCGAGCAGGCGCGCGCCACGCTCGCGGCGAGCGAGGGCGCGGTCGCGGACGACGCCGTGCGCCAGGCCGTCGCCGCGGTGCTCGCCGAGGCCGAGCCCGCGGCCGACCCCGCATCCCCCGGTGCGTCCGTGGCGACGCTGCGCCGCCTCGCCGCCGCCCTGGCCGCCGCCGAGGCGACGGCCGCGCAGGCGCACGCCGAGTGGACCGCGGCGCAGGCGTCGGCGGCCGCAGCGGCAGCGGCCCGGGCCGCCCGCCCGTCCGGCACGTCCACGTCGCCGGGCCCCGGCTCGGGGAGCACGCCGCCGTCGTGCGAGACGACCTACTCGGGTCCGCCGTTCTACACCTCGCCCGCCACCGAGGGCGGCGACGGCACCAACGGCAAGCTCCCGCCGTCCGCCCTCGCCGCCGTCTCGTGGGACGTCGACCCCCGGGGCACCCCCTACTACCTGCGCACCGACGCGACCGCCGCGCTCGAGCGGCTCAACGCCGCCTTCCGCGCCCGGTTCGGCCACGACCTGGACCTCGACCTGACGTACCGCGACTACGCGACGCAGGTCGCGATGCGCGACGCCCTCGGGTCGGTCGCGGCCGTGCCCGGCACGTCGTCGCACGGCACGGGGCTCGCGCTCGACGTGCCGGAGCTGCCGTGCGAGTACGGCTGGGGGACGCCGCAGCGCGAGTGGCTCGTCGCGAACGGGCCGTCGTACGGGTGGGTCGTGCCGTCGTGGGCGCGGCAGAACGGCTCCAACCCCGAGTACTGGCACTTCGAGTACCGCGGCTGACCTCTCCTGCCGCCCGGGTGCGACCAGCGGCGGCAGCCTCGGTCAGACCAGGCCGTGCTCGTGCGCGAAGACCACGACCTGGACCCGGTCGC
This genomic interval carries:
- a CDS encoding M15 family metallopeptidase; translation: MRAADAAHERVADAAASEAHDAAVRSAVDAAAQRSAAARTQDEARAALAGLVEQARATLAASEGAVADDAVRQAVAAVLAEAEPAADPASPGASVATLRRLAAALAAAEATAAQAHAEWTAAQASAAAAAAARAARPSGTSTSPGPGSGSTPPSCETTYSGPPFYTSPATEGGDGTNGKLPPSALAAVSWDVDPRGTPYYLRTDATAALERLNAAFRARFGHDLDLDLTYRDYATQVAMRDALGSVAAVPGTSSHGTGLALDVPELPCEYGWGTPQREWLVANGPSYGWVVPSWARQNGSNPEYWHFEYRG
- a CDS encoding LiaI-LiaF-like domain-containing protein, which gives rise to MNGRPPVQVFLGTLLLVFGVVALLVQLDVITADLGQVAADWWPLVVIGVGVAALVTVPRAWVGPTLVIGVGVLFLLQTLDLVQFSVWEILWPLAIILVGLALLTRVGRSTEDDDVVNSTVMWWGSQRRSRSQKFRGGSLTALMGGIELDLRDADIVGRAEIAVFVMWGGVEIKVPPTWRVHVSGLPLLGGWEDKTRPPSDPDAPQLVVHVTAVMGGAEVKHGKTLDAPAV
- a CDS encoding DUF3806 domain-containing protein encodes the protein MSDDRTAHAPAATVPGLRPLTPGEQGHLDQLRAHVRASRTDLGDVAAVAALVHDTYTGWAGQPGAAVPEGVVAALGVVLGDLVVARAPGAHWVLRTAGPKPVPAVVSPDGEAAVLPLDDIRARWDIGVTPDWASGYVTAAAAHLAVSGLPEHAPGSAPTPVVEVPQQRPPAGGASLPRRSTAHAAATPDAQAPTSGYRTPGDLPHPPSPSAQDLGLRALEHALDAVVGGESPLQTFAMTHDGVRRTVQVFPGDPRETAPQARAWVRASGAVCGAVAWDGELPGVDGPAVVVEASDPGRPSMVVGHGYAPARDGGEGRSRDARAVGVPVVVGPGEPLL